The Microlunatus soli genome contains the following window.
CTTCGGGCCGGTCTGCCCGTCCACCAGCAGTTGCAGTCCGATGTAGACGATGAACAGCGGCAGCGTGATCATCAGGCAGCGCGCCAGCCAGCCCCAGCGGAATCCGCCGACCACCGAGGACAGGTAGCGGGGACGGATGCCGTGTGCGATCCGGTTGGCCAGCATCGACAGTGGGATCAGGCTGGCCAGTCCGGCAATCAGGTAGGCGAAGGCGATCGGGTCGACCTTCCCGCTGACCATGCCGCCGATGACCGACATCGGATCGAGCCCGGCCGCGACAACGTAGATCATCAGCGGCACCATCAGCAGCAGCTGGGCCCCGATCGCGAAGACGACGGTGAGCACGATCGCGACCACCGGCCGCCAGCCGGCGAAGCGGAGGCCGCGGGGCAGTTGCTGATACTCCCGGGGTGTGATCGGCATCGGTCCGGGCCGTTCGGGCGGGGCGGCCGGCTGAACGGCCCCGTACCCGCCGGCCCCGTACCCGCCGGCCCCGTACGCGCCGCCGGCGGCATTCCCCGCCGGGCCGACGACCGGCTGGTGAGCGGGAACCCCGAGGCCCGGCCCGAGAGACTCGGGCCGGGCCGATGGGTGGTTCCCGGACGGGTCCTGCTGCTGGCTCATAGGGCCGATTGTGTCAGCAGCGGCCAAGGAGCGTGGTGTTCTACCCTCCGAGCAGCCTGCGCGGCGACCGGACCGCTGCCGACTCCCGTTCAGACGCCGTGGGTGTTCTCCGGTGCCCGCTCAGGGGTCTCGACCGAGGTAGCGGGAGCCTCACCGGCCAACGCCGGCGTGGACCCGCCGCCGTTGCCGCCGCCGTTCTCATCGGCGATGCCGACCTGACGCTTGGTGCTGATCACCACGACGGTGACCACGACAGCGAAGGCGATCAGGGCGATCACGAACCGCAGCGGGTTGGACGAGTTGCTGATCGGCGACATCGCGACCACGGCCGGGGCGATCAGCACGGCGACCAGGTTCATCACCTTGATCAACGGGTTGATGGCCGGGCCGGCGGTGTCCTTGAACGGGTCACCGACGGTGTCGCCGATGATGGTGGCCTCATGGGCATCGGAGCCCTTGCCGCCGCCGTACCCGTCCTCGACGATCTTCTTCGCGTTGTCCCAGGCCCCGCCGGAGTTGGCCAGGAAGACCGCCATCAGGGTGCCGGCCGCGATCGCACCGGCCAAGTAGCCGGCCAGGGCCGGGGCACCCAGGCCGAAGCCGACCGCGATCGGCGCCATGATCGCCAGCAGGCCCGGGGTGGCCAGCTCACGCAGCGAGTCCCGGGTGCAGATGTCGACGACCTTGCCGTACTCGGGCTTGCCGGTGCCTTCCATGATCCCGGCGATCTCGCGGAACTGGCGGCGTACCTCGTAGACGACCGCACCGGCGGCCCGACCGACGGCGCTGATCGCCAGCCCGGAGAACAGGAATACCACGGCCGCACCGGCGATCAGACCGACCAGGGTCTGCGGTGCGTAGACCACGGCGTCGGCGGTGAACTTGGCGTAGGCATCGCCCAGCACGCCGCGGATCGCGTCGGTGTAGGAGCCGAACAGGGCGGTCGCGGCGAGCACGGCGGTGGCGATCGCGATGCCCTTGGTGATCGCCTTGGTGGTGTTGCCGACCGCGTCCAGCTCGGTGAGGATCTGAGCGCCGTCACCGTCCACGTCGCCGGACATCTCGGCGATGCCTTGCGCGTTGTCCGAGACCGGACCGAAGGTGTCCATCGCGACGATCACGCCGACGGTGGTCAGCAGGCCACAGCCGGCCAGCGCGATGCAGAACAGCGCGACGATGCCGGTGCCGCCGATCAGGAAGGCGGCGAACACGGCGGCCGCGATCACCAGCGCGGTGTAGACCGCCGAGGACAGGCCGAGCGACATGCCGGACAGGATCACCGTGGCCGCACCGGTCAGCGAGGTCTTGGCGACATCCTTGGTCGGCCGGTTCTCGGTGTCGGTGTAGTAGCCGGTCAGCGACAGGATCAGCACCGCCAGCACGATGCCGACGATTACCGACAGCAGTGCGACCACCCGCGGATCGTCGATCGGGCCGCTGAAGGTGCCCTTGGCCAGGCCGAGATCGGCAAAACTGGACGGCAGGTAGACGAAGGCGGCGATCGCGACCAGGACCGCCGAGATGACCGCGGAGATGTAGAACGACCGGTTGATCGTCCGCAGCCCGCTCTCCCCCGCACGCGGGCGAGTCAGGAAGATGCCGATGATCGCGGTGATCACGCCGATCGCCGGGACGATCAGCGGGAAGATCAGCCCGGCCTCGCCGAAGGCGGCCTTGCCCAGGATCAGCGAGGCGACCAGCATCACCGCATAGGACTCGAACAGGTCGGCGGCCATCCCGGCGCAGTCGCCGACGTTGTCACCGACGTTGTCGGCGATGGTCGCGGCGTTGCGCGGGTCGTCCTCGGGAATGTTCTGCTCGACCTTGCCGACCAGGTCGGCGCCGACGTCGGCGGCCTTGGTGAAGATGCCGCCGCCGACACGCATGAACATGGCCAGCATGGCGGCGCCGAAGCCGAAGCCTTCGAGGATGGTCGGGGCGTCGCTGCGGAAGATCAACACGACCAGTGCAGCGCCGAACAGCCCGAGCCCGACGGTCGACATGCCGACGTGGGCGCCGGTGCGGAAGGCGATCTTCATCGCCGGGTCACGGCCCTCGTCCCGCGCGGCAGCCGCCACCCGGACGTTGGCGCGGACCGCGAGCCACATCCCGAGGTAGCCGATCATCGCGGAGAAGAACGCGCCGACGATGAAGGCCAGCGAGCGGCCGATCCGGAGCAGCACCTGGGACGCGCCGGTGTCGGTGTGCGCCGGCAGCAACAGCAGCAGCAGGAACGCGACGACAGCGAACACACCGAGGGTTTTGAACTGGCGGGTGAGGTAGGCGGCGGCGCCCTCCTGGACGCCCTGCGCGATGGTGCGCATGCTCTCGGTGCCTTCACCGGCGGCGAGCACCTGACGACGGAAGACCAGAGCCATTGCCAGGGCGATCAGCGCGATCACCGCGACGATCGCGACGACGGTGAGATTGCCCGACGACAAGGTCACTTGTTGTGCGGTAGGAAAGTACATAAAACGTGCACTCCTGATGCTGCGGAAGTTTCGGATTTACTCCACAACGCGCCCTCGCGCGCAGCTTGCCGGGAGTCTAACCATGACCGCCCGGCTCACGCATGACCTGGGTCACATTGGCGACACAGATGGGCCCCGCGTCGCTGTCGTTGTCTGCGTCACTGACCGGCCCGGAGTGCACGGATGCGCAGTT
Protein-coding sequences here:
- a CDS encoding CPBP family intramembrane glutamic endopeptidase, encoding MSQQQDPSGNHPSARPESLGPGLGVPAHQPVVGPAGNAAGGAYGAGGYGAGGYGAVQPAAPPERPGPMPITPREYQQLPRGLRFAGWRPVVAIVLTVVFAIGAQLLLMVPLMIYVVAAGLDPMSVIGGMVSGKVDPIAFAYLIAGLASLIPLSMLANRIAHGIRPRYLSSVVGGFRWGWLARCLMITLPLFIVYIGLQLLVDGQTGPKPEGWIALLIMVVIGIPFQSAGEEYAFRGLLMQNVGAWFANPKVALIVSMIPSVLLFAAAHGSSDPWIFLDLAIFATASCFLVWRTGGLEASVALHLSNNVTIMIGTILFGGWDQAFVSSTSQGSPLAPVITLVVNAIAVALILWQAKRQRIQRIYRPSGQPSALGPAAAPTAP
- a CDS encoding sodium-translocating pyrophosphatase, translating into MYFPTAQQVTLSSGNLTVVAIVAVIALIALAMALVFRRQVLAAGEGTESMRTIAQGVQEGAAAYLTRQFKTLGVFAVVAFLLLLLLPAHTDTGASQVLLRIGRSLAFIVGAFFSAMIGYLGMWLAVRANVRVAAAARDEGRDPAMKIAFRTGAHVGMSTVGLGLFGAALVVLIFRSDAPTILEGFGFGAAMLAMFMRVGGGIFTKAADVGADLVGKVEQNIPEDDPRNAATIADNVGDNVGDCAGMAADLFESYAVMLVASLILGKAAFGEAGLIFPLIVPAIGVITAIIGIFLTRPRAGESGLRTINRSFYISAVISAVLVAIAAFVYLPSSFADLGLAKGTFSGPIDDPRVVALLSVIVGIVLAVLILSLTGYYTDTENRPTKDVAKTSLTGAATVILSGMSLGLSSAVYTALVIAAAVFAAFLIGGTGIVALFCIALAGCGLLTTVGVIVAMDTFGPVSDNAQGIAEMSGDVDGDGAQILTELDAVGNTTKAITKGIAIATAVLAATALFGSYTDAIRGVLGDAYAKFTADAVVYAPQTLVGLIAGAAVVFLFSGLAISAVGRAAGAVVYEVRRQFREIAGIMEGTGKPEYGKVVDICTRDSLRELATPGLLAIMAPIAVGFGLGAPALAGYLAGAIAAGTLMAVFLANSGGAWDNAKKIVEDGYGGGKGSDAHEATIIGDTVGDPFKDTAGPAINPLIKVMNLVAVLIAPAVVAMSPISNSSNPLRFVIALIAFAVVVTVVVISTKRQVGIADENGGGNGGGSTPALAGEAPATSVETPERAPENTHGV